CTTTACATGCTCATATTTATCCCTGTGATAGGATCTTTGATTTATCTCTACATGGAAGTGCTTCCTGATTTACGAAATGGAACATTTTTAAGCAGTCTGCAAAGGTATTTTATGCCGGGTCAGAAGATTAAACAATGGGAACGTAAAGTACAGATCTCTGGCAGCATTACAAATAAGCTGGGCCTGGCAGAGGCTTACGCCGAGCAAAAACAATATGAAAAAGCTATTGAGCTTACATCAAGTTGTTTGAAAGGTTTATATGTAGATGATCCTGCTATACTTTTACAACTTGCCAGGCAGTATTTTCAAAATGGACAATACCAGGAGAGCATTCGTTTTTTTGACCAGCTGAATAAAAACAATGGCAACTTTAGTATGGTGGAAGATGAGTTGTTGCACGTAAGGGCATTGGAAGGTATAGGGGAAATAGAGGCCGTTCACCAAGGCTACAAAAGAATTATCCGCAACCACCATTCTTTGGAAGCAATGTTCCATTACGGTATGTTTTTAAAGAAACAGCAGCAAAAAGCTGAAGCTAAATTACAGTTTCAGGCTGTGAGGGAAGAGATCAAACTCCTTCCGCGTTACCTGCGCCGGAGAAATGCACAATGGAGCAGACGTGCATTGAAGGAATTGATGTAAAATCACTGCGCGATCTAAATGTTTGCTGAAAGTAAAGTGTTCCTTTAAATCCTGCATCCAAATGTAATGTGGCTAACTTTGTACCACATTACTCCAGAAATAAATGCAATCTTCAACAATTACGGCTAAATCCATGTCACAGATCAGGATGACAATAGCTGGATATGTAGCTTTCAGTTTTATAGGCTATTTTACCATTGGTTTATCCCTGGCGGTATTACCTATATTTATCCACCAGGGCTTGGGATATAGCACCGTTATTGCGGGTGTGGTAATCAGTATTCAGTATATTACTACTTTTCTTTCTCGAGGTTATGCAGGCAGTATTGTTGACAAGAGAGGGCCTAAGCCAGCTGTTGTATTAGGTATGACTGGTTTTGCCGTTAGCGGGGTATTCCTGTTTGCCGCTTACTTTTTTAAGGATATGCCATTGCTAAGTTTGAGCATTTTGGTGATAACCAGATTAACCACGGGTTTTGCTGAGGGACTAATAGGTGCCAGTCCGGTTAACTGGGCCATATTTGTAGTAGGAAATGAGCATACTGCTAAAGCAATATCTTTTAACGGAATAGCCAATTACAGCGCAATAGCCATCGGCGCCCCACTTGGTGTAATTTTAAACAATCACTTTGAATTGGGCAGTATAGGTCTTGTAATTATTGCCGTTGGCCTTGCAGGCTTATTTTATGCAAGAAGCAAAGCTGCTGTTAGAAAAATAAGCAACACGCCCAGACAGCCTTTTATAAAAGTATTGAAAACCATAACCCCTTATGGCATTTGTTTGGCATTAGGTGGATTGGGTTTTGGTACCATCTCTACCTTTATTACGTTGTATTATGCCTACTTAAACTGGGAGGGCGCAGTATTGTGCTTATCTGTTTTTAGCTTGCTGTTTGTACTGGGAAGAATATTTTTTGCACGCTCTATAGACACTTACGGTGGAATGAAAACAGCGATGACTTGCCTCGCAGTAGAATCTATAGGTTTGCTGATTTTATGGTTGGCAAAAGATCCTTACCTAGCGGTAATAGGTGCCGGTATTGCCGGACTTGGATTTTCATTGGTATTCCCGGCGCTGGGCGTGGAAGCTGTAAGACTGGTTCCTGATTCTAACCAGGGCGCTGCCCTGGGTGGTTATGGATTATTTATTGACTTATCCTTGGGCTTAACCGGACCGTTGGTAGGTGGCGTGGCAAGTCAGTTTGGGCTGATGTATATTTTTCCTTTTAGCATGTGTATGGTGGTCATTGGCCTGGCACTAGCCGTAAGGATATATGGCCTACGGCAATCATCATTACCGCTAAAGGCCATATAGTTTATTTAGGTAATACGGGAGGTGCAGGTTTACTGAACCTGGTACTTATGGATTTTAAAAAGCCCTCCAGTGCATCACGCTCTTCGATACTGAGGTTTAATTTCCTTAACATGGCTGATCGTTTACCTATTTTTAGAGAATCTGGCACTATGGCAGCTCGCTGAATTGGATTGGGATTGCCTAAATTGTACTCTATTTTATCAATTAGTATTCTGAAACAATTGATTTTAAGCGTCGGATTCTTCTATCAATACCTCAGAATGATGCTCACTCCACTTTATCATTTCGTAAAGTATAGGCCAAAATGACCTTCCATAATCAGTAAGCTGATAGTCTACTATGCCATTCGATGCTTTGTCGCAAATTCTATCAATGAGCCTATTACCTTCTAAATCTTTTAATTCTCTGCTTAGCATTCTCGTTGTAATCTTAGGGATAGCTTTCACAATTTCGTTAAAGCGTTTTTTATCATCAAATAAGCACTGCAAGATTAACAACTTCCATTTTCCTCTAAAAAATAGTGAAGTGTGTTCGATATGTTTAATATCCCTAGCAAGAAAATAACTGGTCTCTTTACAATTCATAGTTTAACTAATTATATCAACAACTACAAAAGTAGTTTATTTGAAATATTAATACTACTAATTTGGTAGATTAAATATTTTATCTATATTTGTCGTAGATGAAAATAGCACTGCTACATATAATCCCCTCTCTAATGCCTTACGCCAGTATGCGAATGCGCTGCTGTTGTTGGTGTGCCTTATAGCATTCAACAACATCCTCCTTAAGTTTTAAGTTTTGAAACGATAATTAACACGGGAGGTCTGCACAATTAGTTTTTATTTAAATACCACTAAAATTCTTAACCTATGACAACGATATTAAATAAACTCGTCTACATTTTCAATACTGAACACGTTTCAATTCCAACTATCACGCCTTTACGTTCAAAACCGGCAGAAATAGGTGAAATCATCGCAAACTTCTATTTAAAGGCTGATCAAGGATATTGGGAGGGAAAACCAACCTTTATTAGCCACGATAACCTAATTACCGAAAAGCAATTATTTAGAAAACCCCTTGTACTTGCATTTTACTCTGCCGAGTGGAAAAGACACGGACTGCAGCAATTAAAAACACTTCAGGCTCTACAAAAAGATATAAATATACTTGGTGGACAGCTTTTGGTTATCTCTGATGCAGATTTAAGGTCATTAAGACAATTGATTGTTGACCATAATTTGAGTTTAAATATTTATGCCGACCCCCAAAATATTCTCGCTGAGAACC
The Pedobacter sp. MC2016-14 DNA segment above includes these coding regions:
- a CDS encoding tetratricopeptide repeat protein, yielding MLYNLFGLDSSVYYIAIPLQILVIIHALKTDRKQWLYMLIFIPVIGSLIYLYMEVLPDLRNGTFLSSLQRYFMPGQKIKQWERKVQISGSITNKLGLAEAYAEQKQYEKAIELTSSCLKGLYVDDPAILLQLARQYFQNGQYQESIRFFDQLNKNNGNFSMVEDELLHVRALEGIGEIEAVHQGYKRIIRNHHSLEAMFHYGMFLKKQQQKAEAKLQFQAVREEIKLLPRYLRRRNAQWSRRALKELM
- a CDS encoding MFS transporter, which gives rise to MQSSTITAKSMSQIRMTIAGYVAFSFIGYFTIGLSLAVLPIFIHQGLGYSTVIAGVVISIQYITTFLSRGYAGSIVDKRGPKPAVVLGMTGFAVSGVFLFAAYFFKDMPLLSLSILVITRLTTGFAEGLIGASPVNWAIFVVGNEHTAKAISFNGIANYSAIAIGAPLGVILNNHFELGSIGLVIIAVGLAGLFYARSKAAVRKISNTPRQPFIKVLKTITPYGICLALGGLGFGTISTFITLYYAYLNWEGAVLCLSVFSLLFVLGRIFFARSIDTYGGMKTAMTCLAVESIGLLILWLAKDPYLAVIGAGIAGLGFSLVFPALGVEAVRLVPDSNQGAALGGYGLFIDLSLGLTGPLVGGVASQFGLMYIFPFSMCMVVIGLALAVRIYGLRQSSLPLKAI
- a CDS encoding helix-turn-helix domain-containing protein; translated protein: MNCKETSYFLARDIKHIEHTSLFFRGKWKLLILQCLFDDKKRFNEIVKAIPKITTRMLSRELKDLEGNRLIDRICDKASNGIVDYQLTDYGRSFWPILYEMIKWSEHHSEVLIEESDA
- a CDS encoding redoxin domain-containing protein, with protein sequence MTTILNKLVYIFNTEHVSIPTITPLRSKPAEIGEIIANFYLKADQGYWEGKPTFISHDNLITEKQLFRKPLVLAFYSAEWKRHGLQQLKTLQALQKDINILGGQLLVISDADLRSLRQLIVDHNLSLNIYADPQNILAENLGIFNAADPIYNRISGIDNNAPLLATYVVTPTRKIAFRFIDTQDDSFPAEKLLASIVISATNS